In Paenibacillus sp. JQZ6Y-1, one genomic interval encodes:
- the xylA gene encoding xylose isomerase produces MAYFADIEKVQYEGVQSKNPYAFKFYNPTQVVAGKTMEEHLRFGMAYWHTLVAGGADPFGVETASRPWGHLTGMDLAKARVEALFELMDKLNIPYFCFHDVDIAPEGDSLREFYNNIDTIVELIEQQMKQTGKKLLWNTANMFSNPRFMHGAASTCNADVYAHAAAQIKKGLEVGKRLGAENYVFWGGREGYETLLNTDYALEQDNMARMFHLAVDYAKEIGFDAQFLIEPKPKEPTKHQYDFDAATAIAFLQKYDLKDHFKLNLEANHATLAGHTFQHELRVARTNDMLGSLDANQGDLLIGWDTDEFPVDLYAATTTMYEVLQNGGLGRGGINFDAKVRRPSFHADDLVIAHIVGMDTFAKGLTTAARLLEDRVFEDFIDKRYSSFREGIGADVVGGKATLSSLAEYALNNENPRANESGREELLKATLNQYLVTE; encoded by the coding sequence ATGGCTTATTTTGCAGACATTGAGAAAGTGCAATATGAAGGTGTCCAATCCAAAAATCCGTATGCGTTCAAATTTTACAATCCGACCCAAGTTGTCGCCGGCAAGACGATGGAAGAGCATCTGCGCTTCGGTATGGCATACTGGCACACTCTGGTTGCTGGTGGCGCCGATCCGTTCGGTGTAGAAACCGCTTCCCGTCCATGGGGTCATCTGACTGGTATGGATCTGGCAAAAGCACGCGTTGAGGCGCTGTTCGAGCTGATGGACAAGCTCAATATTCCATACTTCTGTTTCCATGATGTAGACATTGCTCCCGAAGGCGACAGCCTCCGCGAATTTTATAACAATATCGATACCATTGTCGAGCTGATCGAGCAACAAATGAAGCAAACTGGCAAAAAGCTGCTCTGGAATACTGCTAACATGTTTAGCAATCCGCGCTTTATGCACGGTGCTGCTTCTACCTGCAACGCTGATGTATACGCGCATGCAGCGGCTCAGATCAAAAAAGGTCTGGAAGTCGGCAAGCGTCTCGGCGCAGAAAACTACGTATTCTGGGGCGGTCGTGAAGGTTACGAAACGCTGCTGAATACCGATTACGCTCTCGAGCAGGACAATATGGCGCGCATGTTCCATCTGGCAGTCGATTATGCGAAGGAAATCGGCTTTGACGCTCAATTCCTGATCGAGCCAAAACCAAAAGAGCCAACCAAGCATCAGTACGATTTCGACGCGGCAACCGCAATTGCCTTCCTGCAAAAGTATGATTTGAAGGATCATTTCAAATTAAATCTGGAAGCGAACCATGCGACCCTTGCTGGTCACACGTTCCAGCATGAGCTGCGTGTTGCTCGTACGAACGATATGCTCGGCTCGCTGGATGCGAACCAAGGCGATCTGCTGATCGGTTGGGATACAGACGAATTCCCGGTTGACCTGTATGCGGCAACCACAACAATGTACGAAGTGCTGCAAAACGGTGGTCTTGGTCGCGGCGGTATTAACTTTGACGCCAAAGTACGCCGTCCATCATTCCATGCAGACGATCTGGTCATCGCACACATCGTTGGTATGGATACGTTTGCCAAAGGATTGACGACAGCGGCTCGTCTGCTGGAAGATCGCGTATTCGAAGACTTTATCGACAAACGCTACAGCAGCTTCCGTGAGGGCATTGGCGCTGACGTGGTTGGCGGCAAAGCTACTCTGTCTTCGCTGGCTGAATACGCACTAAATAACGAGAATCCGCGTGCCAACGAATCGGGACGCGAGGAATTGCTGAAAGCAACGCTGAACCAGTATCTGGTAACAGAATAA
- the xylB gene encoding xylulokinase: protein MSYVIGVDLGTSAVKTVLVNRQGQVAFEASEAYPLSQPKPGYSEQNPEDWVEKTIVSLRKLLEVSAVPAHEIEGLSFSGQMHGLVLLDDQHQVVRPAILWNDTRTTAQCRRIEQELGDDLLHIARNRALEGFTLPKILWVQEHEPEHWSKAALFLLPKDYVRYRLTGDLAMDYSDAAGTLLLDVAGKTWSPRIAEVFGLPESFFPRLVESFDDTGALLAEVADETGLSAQTRVYAGGADNACGAIGAGILSEGQTMCSIGTSGVVLSYEERRNLDFEGKVHFFNHSEKDAFYIMGVTLAAGYSLEWFRSTFGEGRSFEALLDGVDQIAPGAAGLLFTPYIVGERTPHPDADIRGSFIGIDAAHKLPHFARAVLEGITFSLRESIDILRESGKSITEVISIGGGAKNETWLQMQADIFNAEVIRLENEQGPAMGAAMLAAYGSGWFESLEQCASAFLRTSRSYTPDQERAARYDELFQIYQEVYTQTAGLSSKLAAFRG, encoded by the coding sequence ATGAGTTATGTAATTGGAGTCGATCTTGGTACGAGTGCTGTCAAAACGGTACTGGTGAATCGTCAGGGACAGGTGGCATTTGAAGCGTCAGAGGCATATCCGCTATCTCAGCCCAAGCCGGGCTATAGTGAGCAGAACCCGGAAGACTGGGTAGAAAAGACGATCGTATCGCTGCGTAAGCTGTTGGAAGTATCGGCTGTACCCGCACATGAGATTGAGGGCTTGAGTTTTTCCGGGCAAATGCACGGCTTGGTTCTACTGGATGATCAGCATCAGGTCGTGCGTCCGGCGATTCTGTGGAACGATACGCGCACAACTGCGCAATGTCGGCGCATTGAGCAGGAGTTGGGCGACGATCTGCTTCATATCGCGCGAAACCGTGCACTGGAAGGCTTCACCCTGCCGAAAATATTGTGGGTGCAGGAGCATGAACCGGAGCATTGGAGCAAGGCGGCGCTGTTCCTGCTGCCGAAGGATTATGTGCGTTATCGGCTAACGGGCGATCTGGCGATGGATTATTCAGATGCGGCAGGCACGCTACTGCTGGATGTAGCGGGCAAAACATGGAGTCCACGCATCGCAGAAGTGTTCGGGTTACCGGAGTCCTTTTTCCCAAGGTTAGTCGAGTCGTTTGACGATACGGGTGCATTGCTGGCGGAAGTGGCAGATGAGACGGGGCTAAGTGCGCAAACGCGTGTGTATGCGGGCGGCGCAGATAATGCCTGTGGTGCAATCGGGGCTGGTATTCTGAGCGAGGGGCAGACGATGTGCAGCATCGGTACGTCTGGTGTGGTGCTGTCGTACGAAGAACGCCGCAATCTCGATTTTGAAGGCAAAGTACACTTTTTCAATCATAGCGAAAAGGACGCCTTTTACATTATGGGCGTGACGCTGGCGGCGGGCTATAGTCTGGAATGGTTCCGCAGTACATTTGGCGAGGGTCGTTCATTTGAAGCGCTGCTGGATGGAGTGGATCAGATTGCGCCGGGAGCAGCGGGACTGTTGTTCACGCCTTATATTGTTGGGGAGCGTACCCCACATCCAGATGCGGATATTCGCGGTAGCTTTATCGGGATCGACGCCGCGCACAAGCTGCCTCACTTTGCGCGTGCTGTGCTGGAAGGCATTACCTTCTCTCTGCGCGAATCGATTGATATTTTACGGGAATCGGGGAAAAGCATTACCGAGGTCATCTCCATCGGTGGCGGCGCGAAGAACGAGACATGGCTGCAAATGCAGGCGGATATTTTCAATGCCGAAGTGATTCGTCTGGAAAATGAACAAGGACCAGCGATGGGCGCAGCGATGCTGGCGGCATACGGCAGCGGCTGGTTTGAGTCGCTGGAGCAATGTGCATCCGCATTCCTACGTACATCGCGCTCCTATACACCGGATCAGGAGCGGGCGGCGCGGTATGATGAGCTGTTCCAGATATATCAGGAAGTATATACACAGACCGCAGGCTTGAGCAGCAAGCTAGCGGCATTTCGCGGATAA